The genomic region gacccaagtaggattcactaataggactaatctacaacttgctagtttacttgtttctgcgaaacctgctgcatgctactgtgttatattactacatgttactgcttactactactgcatgccactgcttacttttactaccgtatgaacttgctgcatgctaccgttttcttttattgctatgtaaactcgctgcatgcttttgcttattctagctactgcatgctactatctgctttcgattgcatgttacttctgtttagtactgttaatattgacatgctatatactgctgtaaacgagctaggttgctgtagtgcctgattacgtgcttgcttcatgcctgctattcattgcaccgacttggaaaaacttacctttcctagttcagatgttcttctgaacccatttcccactcgtctaaccctaaggattagtattgtaatccacctgttactactgttccaccgttccagagatcgaaacgattcttcacgcaatctaggaggagtacccgtcggattacacgcccactaaagtcgatcctcggaggaggagatattggaggatttgtcggagtaaccgcaccccgagctcactctaaatagccacgtacgacgtgtgaacattcgaaggttgttcagttcctgtaagatggctcgtatctcgtacgctttcatgatcatcacttatctctttcgttcttcaccactgctcgatgatctgacgacatttctggatttagtaccctaacactcttaggcattggggaagtcgggaggacatctcctttcacaaggtcagagtgccttctactgatgctcaaccatacctaaagacttgggagtcgccttaagacatatcgtactactacttgctacacatacaactcgacgcgagacccagattgaatttctagaaaggaacctaacgatgttacctgaacctgaacattttgaagaaatttcaagacatttaggcattggtgcatgacctacggaacttacgcacccacaccgagaaaccgtgagattaattatgtagattttgttttgagatagcatagataaagcaccgttggatgaaattgagtagaactgaaagtgatcacgttacattgaccatatggagtgatattggaatgaacgtacgatttagtacaatataatgacgccaggccagcgtaattatattgaagtgaattatgcagaagtcccaatgttactacataaggaatatgaagcgattcaaaggaaattttggtaggaaccacttgagtatacgcattatggtctgataaaggcaggaataaccacttagtctagatactgtacgagaagggcctggactgcagaattgataacccgaaaatttgttatagatatagacaccctggatacttaaggaaaaagttctcaaataggaaaaaaaaaaaaaaactttggactcacatacgatagagcaatcattatctcagctatggagactcgcatggatcctgattttagttagggtacgtttcttcacaacgatttatcgtctcggaattgtttaatactagagtgatagaaaccttatatctaagaatcctagtgtgatgactaataagccattaacaatcatgagagttaagtattctataggacaagctaatggtaagttggcagagatagaggagtaatttaagatagtaccttaaaaattaacaggtgggtcatttggagatgacctaatgccaacaaaacttggaagttttatagtagtagttggaaaggattagttacctgcgcacaagaagatgttatttgagaaggttgataaaaattttcacggcagtataataagatttggttggaatggaccttgaaattaacctaatactcatcgagttagaaagctttgagaaatagttggaacggactgactttgaaggacgaaagcgaaagttatttatagtaagaagattattcttatacctcgcgagaatggtgagccaaaagccatccggattacttcaacaacccgagatcccacaatggaaatgggaagggatgacgatggatttcattctgaaactaccgaaaacagtcggcagttatgacactatcggggttatcgttgatcgcctcaccaaatctgctcactttctagccatgaaagaaaccgatacaatggacaacgatacataaaggaaattgtatcccatcACTTCAGCAATTTAaatactatactacccaagaatcgtatttgatactcattcttatgcgacactgaatcctaacttattccgagagaattcttaatcaatgataatcacaccatcacccttcttacttcgatattagtcataccagttcggaatttccaaaatcaatgggtagttaatccccgtcctcatactctccctttcgtttctcacttataagcaataactttatacttaagcatttttggtcgaaggacttatgctctactaatagtcatcaaccacattaaaattcaacagttttcattacctcgtaacatttttgctcaaatatcacccgagattttcaaaagtcttttactcgattctcatcaatcttttttcaacttgtaacctccgaaatatgaaaattttgtttgccaaaattttacttacactattttactgtgcgatcctctcaaaacttaataaaaataaatttattttatttgccattcgtgaaaatttttgaaatcgtatacgttatataaaataaagtaaataattacttctttttgacaaatacatatgaaattttactttcacttttacaaatcaaatcttttattcaaaggatattttaccttgaatggtacgtgttgtacataaccctagtttgctaagaacttaatttcttttcttacatcgtcaccttaaatgaattctataaaattttcgttgcttgtcaatataaaatttttcgttgcttattcgtatccaagtcatcatgaagacagacaactgtcgaaactaagagattcatgtgtgtgtatgtgatgaaggcacttactaccacgtcatgcagagccttcgggcatccacaaacacttaaaccattgaaaattactgcgttaccccagggatcttattcttcacatctgtaggagcgatgctctatcttacataactcaaagtcctgacctattccaaggaaattctcatctagcgatattaacatcattagtattccgactttaatattagccataacctgtgtggcattctacaaagtcaagaagcgattaacttctcatcctcatgctctatccttcatacctcactttttagcaacggcttcggacgtaaacatttttgggccaaagacttaagttcggataatcatcaaaactacatttaattcattagttttcattacctagtaacatgtcaaccgatgattcaaagatttttcactcgacctttttcaactcataacctctgaaatacgaaaaactatgtttatcaaaatttttacacgttgatttacacgttgcttatttgtgcggtcctcacgagatttatggacaaatgaaagtactaaaaacttttctatcacttacgcgatttataaaatcatatatgtataaatttacccttacttattttgggttagtacatactaagttataccttcaaaatgattaaaaatcgctcctttattgagttgttttaagtcaaataattttgtgcaaatggtactcgttatacatacttctaaatttaccaagaacttcgttccatttatgttgtcgcatcaaacgtttaaaggtttttcaaaacttcctcggttgattttattaaaggtttccgtattagactacaccatgtagggatcacacttcttctctccctccgttagggatgaaggttactattaaaatccttgttaaaaacgctgagccactttgggtggcagatttataaaaaaaaaatttgttaggaagtctttgtactcgaaaaatgttccttttaaggttaaacatggcaaaatcgcgggccgataaatcagttttctgaggtacattcaatggtcaccccattataggaagggcactaggtgggtttctattctcaatatttcacggctaatcgcaacatcctcgtaaaaatcatctctatgaattagtaggttgaggtacaaggaatcgttttgagattcttttcacttagagtaaaccgttctttacgaccaagggtccacgtatcttcttgtccgcgcatctccttaagtataaggataaattcagaacaaaccgctcgaagagttcaccctggttcaaagatcacacctttcgtgcgattctctttcggaaatgtaaagtaacatactttaggaatctatgaatcttgttatcctcttggaagggactgcttaaaacatctgtaatacggatatggttactctacacattcctttcttcgttggttgcaactatatgttgttctagttaatgttaaccctaacttcaacatgtaactgaaaggataaagttacattatggaactgttctttcattccatctaaggataagttcacctgcagtatggtaaactgggtgatatccttcattgttcgttcagaccgtcatgaaggcactatagataattatggcttgcattgcatataagtccgattattcactttcagcaaaagtttcaattcatatagtcaaatgaaacgttcttaaatatcgagttctttatgcctatggtctcttttcgaaatcaaggggttagtaaaatccgtggctaacactatccagacatcaaatcgcatggttatgatcaccatgttttccatcctacctgtcagctttgtattgcgacataagcgctcaatgttttagatgagtttagtaacattcatgatgtatttcatgcatccagcttactaaagatgcctgtaaggctaaaaacatcatcttttcttttgtggatatattcagacaacatactcatgttaaccagaaacgaaatcaatttgttgatctcctaagagacttaattaatagcatatacctattcttacttttatacaccagagtacctttcaaggtaaatagctcactttttagcccacgaatctttcggaactttgatacgctacttcttatttaaatacggtaccatttttttttcactcctcaaatttcgggacgaaatttccattaacaggtgggtaatgtaacgacccggctttttcgacttgcttttgcgccttgtgtttttgcgaaactgcgtatttgtgcgtactgtgttactttatactctggaaacttgatttacgtggtttacttccatttatatgttaaaacgtgccttagagtacgtaggatacataacttgatcattggaagcctttataaccgttagtgttatttgacgtttcgaataaaccgcgaacttgcgcgcacgtttaacttttgtcataatcggaatattatgactgcgaaatattaattattattttataataataattacctgggtttttggatgcttaattacgagtagtaatttaattatgcacaatagttagtcttgttggactttctaccttgttgggctcaagcccaccctactctagctagtgactcaattaattagcccttgtccatgtcatcaatccttgtcaaattccttgcttataaatactagcccttgtccatgtcatcaatccttgtcaaattccttgcttataaatactagcccttgtccatgtcatcaatccttgtcaaatttcttgcttataaatactagccatttacctctcattcaaatcacttgctcatttggttttcacacacacttgttctttctttctttcctttctagtattgcttgttgacgacctttcggaccgaattactacttgcgtactttcattaccgacttttccgcttttatcactgtgagttatagcattccatttttactttaacttattttgggaactgagaatacatgcggattttatgttttacatactaggcacgagtacttaaacttatatatgtgtgggttatacaacggcataaacattccctttagctcggtaacgtttaatcattggtttttgaaccatgaacgcgaatcttagatatggatccatagggtttgacatccccacttggactAGCCgctctagcatttaacgagtgtttaatactttgtagacatacgcacttgccaagtgtactttcagggggtataaacgttaagttagttaccgagtgcccacggttatacatatattttatcatactgatttgaattactgatttgaaacgcttgtttgaagcactgaaatctcgtggcctacattacattactgaatacaaacaaactatagctcaccaacattcgtgttgactttttaagcatgtatttctcaggtgtttagacgttgttgcttctgctattagccttgctgttctagtctcggtgtatagacttgctgttacagacttgctgtgttagacttccgctgcattacttagagatgtctcaagcatgaaacttttactttacattcccaacttatgttattttcaaaacaatagctttgtaatgaccttagtatcatgtactcatgttaatgtttcctattcatcttttgtaaaatgttatctgttaatgaatgcaaaactggttttcaaacagcatatagtgtttgaccttgtaatgatcctgttgttgatgtaccgtacacgatgattttgtacggggcatcacaaaatgGCTTATCAATATGGTATCATAGGAGCTCTGAAAAGGTGGTGATTGCAAAGTGTGGCCAAAGACCACCTAAACTCAAAAATCCAGATGAAGGTAATATATGCTTTCATAACTgtcttatatgtatattatatattaaatattaatattaacactcCATTTTTGATAATTGATAAGCAGGTAAAAAAAGGAAGTATAAGAGATACTCTGGTGTAGATAAGAGTGAAGAACCTAAATGTGATTGGAGGTGTTATGGTAGAAAAATGAAGAATGAAGATTCATTTCAGGTTATTTCTTTAAAAGATGAACACACTTGTGTTAGGAATTTTAGGTTTGGTAGTTTGATTAATTATAAATGGATTGGAAAAGAGTTTGGTGACAAAATCAGGGCAAATCCAAACATAAGGCTAGTAGATATAGCTGCCTTAGTGATGAAAAAGTACAAGTGTCAAGTCACTCCTAATCAGTGTAGAAAGGCAAAGGATTGGGCATTATCTGAGTATGAGAAATCAATTGAACAACATTACTCTCTTTTAAGGTCATATGGTGATGAACTACTTAGTAGCAACCCAGGGTCAACAGTTAAAATAGGAGTAACTAATGGGCCTGATGAGAAAGTGTTTTTTGACAGAATGTATGTTTGCTTGAATGGACTCAAAGAAGGATGGAAGAATGGTTGTAGGAGGGTAATAGCTTTGGATGGATGCTTTTTGAAAAAACCTAATCAAGGTGAGTTACTAACTGCTATAGGAAGGGATGGCAACAATCACATTTTCCCTATTGCTTGGGCTGTTGTTAGTGTAGAGAATAAACAAAACTGGACATGGTTTTTAGAGCTTATTTCTTTAGATTTGGAAGTTGAAGGTGGTGTTGGACTAACTCTCATGTCTGACCAGCACAAGGGTTTAATAGAAGCAGTCAAGgacattatgtagtgacccgaacttttccatgtttatatattttaat from Rutidosis leptorrhynchoides isolate AG116_Rl617_1_P2 chromosome 9, CSIRO_AGI_Rlap_v1, whole genome shotgun sequence harbors:
- the LOC139869180 gene encoding uncharacterized protein, which codes for MILYGASQNGLSIWYHRSSEKVVIAKCGQRPPKLKNPDEGKKRKYKRYSGVDKSEEPKCDWRCYGRKMKNEDSFQVISLKDEHTCVRNFRFGSLINYKWIGKEFGDKIRANPNIRLVDIAALVMKKYKCQVTPNQCRKAKDWALSEYEKSIEQHYSLLRSYGDELLSSNPGSTVKIGVTNGPDEKVFFDRMYVCLNGLKEGWKNGCRRVIALDGCFLKKPNQGELLTAIGRDGNNHIFPIAWAVVSVENKQNWTWFLELISLDLEVEGGVGLTLMSDQHKGLIEAVKDIM